GCTTTTGGGATGCTGCATACGTCGCTAATCGCAATCCTTCATGTATCCGCAGGCGAACGCGCTCGCGTCCATGTTCTTCCTCCCCTGAGGCTTGACCCCGGGAGTCAGGTAGATGCCGTCCGACGCAACAATGGCCAGCTTGCCGTCCATCTCGCCGAGAATGGTGCCCGGAGCCACGGCCGGTGCGGTCTCCTGACTGATCTCCCCGGGCTGGACATTCAGGCGCAACGGCTTGCCGTCGGGCCGGGTCCACTGGAAATACGCGCCGGGCCAGGGATGCATGGCCCGAATCCGGTTGTGGATGTCCTTGACCGGCTGGCTCCAGTCGATCTCGCCTTCGCTCTTTTCCAGCTTGGCCGCATACGTGGCCAGGGAATCGTCCTGCGGCTTGAGTTCGTAATCCTTGCGCACCAGCCGGGCCAGCGCCTCCACGATGCAGATGCCGCCAAGGGCGGCCAGCTCGTCGTGAATGGTTCCGGCATGGTCGTTGTGCCCGATGCGCAGGGCGCGCTGCACCATGACCGGGCCGGTATCCAGCCCGGCCTCCATGCGCATGATGGAAATGCCGGTCACGATGTCGCCGTTCTGGATGGCGCGCTGGATCGGGGCCGCGCCGCGCCACTGGGGCAGCAGGGAGCCGTGCACGTTCAGGGGCAGCAGTCTGGGAATGTCCAGCACGGACTGGGGCAGAATCAGGCCGTAGGCCGCCACCACGAGCACATCCGGCTCCAGCGCGGCAAGTTGGTCCACGTCCTTCCGTTCCTTGAAGTTCACGGGCTGAAACACGTCGATGCCGTTTTCCAGAGCCACCTGTTTCACGGCGGACGGCTTGCACACCCTGCCGCGTCCGCACGGACGGTCGGGCTGGGTATACACGGCAACGACCTCGGCCCCTTCAAAGCCGAGCAGGGCCTTGAGGCTCTCTGCGGCAAAATCCGGGGTGCCCATGAAGACAATGCGAAGTTTGGGAAAATCTATCTGGTCCATTTGGCGGCCTTCTTGCGATACATGGCCTGTTTCAGGCGACTGGAACGATCCACGATGGTGGTCCCCTCCAGATGGTCTATCTCATGCTGGAGAATGATGGCAAGGAATCCGTCGGTCTCGATGCAGACATCCTCGCCCTCGGGATTCATGGCCGTGACCTTGACCCGCTCCTTGCGCTTGATCTTGGCCCCGAACTGCGGGCAGCTCAGGCACCCTTCCTCGGATTCGACCTCGCCGCCGCATTCCACGATCTCCGGGTTGATGAGCACGCGCAAATCCTCGCGCACCTTGGGGCCGGTCTGGTCAACGCAGATCAGACGGATGGACTCGCCCACCTGAGGCGCGGCAAGGCCCACGCCGTCGCCTTCATACATGGTTTCCACCATGTTTTCGATAAGTTCCCTGAGTTCGGGCGTCACCTCGGTCACGCGTTCGGCCTTTCTGGCCAGAACCGGATCAGGCCACGTGCAGATATCCAGTTTCATATACCCTCCGGCGCAATGCACCAGCTTGTTCATTTCGGAAAACGCACCGCAGTCCGCTGCGCGGTGCGGCAATGATGGTGTCTCATATAATAATAAGGCAGGAATTTCAAAAAGCGAACCTCGGAGGTAAAAATTCAACCCAACCAGCCGGTTCGCCGAATACTTTTCCGAAACTCATGCCTAAAGGAATTTCCTCCGCCTTCCGATAGGACCCATGATGATCATACAGGCGGGCAATCTCAACTACGCCTTGATGCAGAAGGCGGACACTTCGGGCAGGCAGGCATTTCCGCGCACCGCGGATCAGGCCGGGCCGGGCCTGAGGCTCGGACACGCGATTTCGCCCGCAAAAAACGGTCTTGCACCCGCAGCCCCGCAGGCCCGGGAACAAGGGGTGGCGGCCGGGCCGCAGACCCTGGGCCGGACGTTCTCCGACGAAATCATCCGCCGCATGGACCTCCAGGCGGACGAGACCGGACAGGTCAAGGACCCGGCCGCCCTCAACGATTCCCTTGCCGCGACCATGGACTGGGTACGCGAGCGGTTCGGAGACGAAACCGCAGCAGCCGCCGCCGGCATGATCCTTCAGGACACCTCGGACACCGTGAACGAGGACGGGCTGGGCAACGGCCTGCTCAACACCCTGCGCTTCATCGACCGCAATTTCGGCATTGCGGCCGGAGACGAGGCCATGGCCCGGTTCAACTCCGGAATCAACGAGGCCCTGAACGACTACTTCGACAACGGGTCCGAGGAAATCTTTCATGCCGTTGCCGCGCAGGACGGCGCAAATGCGACTCGGGACCTGAATCAGCGATTCTTCATTCAGGCTTCCGAATCCGCAGAAACCGCAAGCCAGAAAAAGGACCCCACCCTTGAAATGCTGGACCAGTTCCGCAAGGAGCTGGAGGAAAAGGCGGGCCTGACTTCACT
Above is a window of Pseudodesulfovibrio tunisiensis DNA encoding:
- the fmt gene encoding methionyl-tRNA formyltransferase, whose protein sequence is MDQIDFPKLRIVFMGTPDFAAESLKALLGFEGAEVVAVYTQPDRPCGRGRVCKPSAVKQVALENGIDVFQPVNFKERKDVDQLAALEPDVLVVAAYGLILPQSVLDIPRLLPLNVHGSLLPQWRGAAPIQRAIQNGDIVTGISIMRMEAGLDTGPVMVQRALRIGHNDHAGTIHDELAALGGICIVEALARLVRKDYELKPQDDSLATYAAKLEKSEGEIDWSQPVKDIHNRIRAMHPWPGAYFQWTRPDGKPLRLNVQPGEISQETAPAVAPGTILGEMDGKLAIVASDGIYLTPGVKPQGRKNMDASAFACGYMKDCD
- the def gene encoding peptide deformylase — encoded protein: MKLDICTWPDPVLARKAERVTEVTPELRELIENMVETMYEGDGVGLAAPQVGESIRLICVDQTGPKVREDLRVLINPEIVECGGEVESEEGCLSCPQFGAKIKRKERVKVTAMNPEGEDVCIETDGFLAIILQHEIDHLEGTTIVDRSSRLKQAMYRKKAAKWTR